One Streptomyces mobaraensis NBRC 13819 = DSM 40847 DNA segment encodes these proteins:
- a CDS encoding alpha/beta fold hydrolase, with the protein MSKTVSLTVRHRPAAGPDAPGRPFVLLHGLLSNARMWDEVAERLAAAGHPVYAVDQRGHGASDIPPDGYEHAAVVTDLARTFAALELEHALVAGHSWGGHLALRLAAEHPRLVDGLALVDGGWYEFDGPVMRAFWERTADVVRRAQEGTTKAADMRAYLRSVHPDWSPAAVEARLADYHVSPDGLLIPRMTAEQVMSIVESLQRESPADWYPKIAVPVVLLPVIPNIPQLVDQVRAWVDAAEAALDRVRVRWYDGSDHDLHASAPDEVAADLLRLAGTVSAAH; encoded by the coding sequence GTGTCCAAGACCGTCTCCCTCACCGTCCGCCACCGGCCCGCCGCCGGGCCGGACGCCCCGGGCAGACCCTTCGTCCTGCTGCACGGCCTGCTGTCGAACGCCCGCATGTGGGACGAGGTCGCCGAGCGCCTCGCGGCCGCCGGGCACCCGGTCTACGCCGTCGACCAGCGCGGCCACGGCGCCTCCGACATCCCGCCGGACGGGTACGAGCACGCCGCCGTCGTCACCGACCTCGCCAGGACCTTCGCCGCCCTGGAGCTGGAGCACGCCCTCGTCGCCGGGCACTCCTGGGGCGGGCACCTGGCGCTCCGCCTGGCCGCCGAACACCCGCGCCTGGTCGACGGGTTGGCCCTGGTCGACGGCGGCTGGTACGAGTTCGACGGACCGGTGATGCGCGCCTTCTGGGAGCGCACCGCCGACGTCGTACGGCGCGCGCAGGAAGGCACCACCAAGGCCGCCGACATGCGCGCCTACCTCCGCAGCGTGCACCCCGACTGGTCACCCGCGGCGGTCGAGGCGCGCCTGGCCGACTACCACGTCAGCCCGGACGGGCTGCTGATCCCGCGGATGACCGCGGAGCAGGTCATGTCGATCGTCGAGAGCCTCCAGCGCGAGTCCCCCGCCGACTGGTACCCGAAGATCGCCGTGCCCGTCGTCCTGCTGCCCGTCATCCCGAACATCCCGCAGCTCGTCGACCAGGTCCGCGCGTGGGTGGACGCCGCCGAGGCGGCCCTGGACCGGGTCCGGGTGCGCTGGTACGACGGCTCCGACCACGACCTGCACGCGAGCGCCCCCGACGAGGTCGCCGCCGACCTCCTCCGGCTGGCCGGCACGGTCTCCGCCGCCCACTGA
- a CDS encoding type I polyketide synthase, whose protein sequence is MANEEKLVEYLKWTTAELHQAQRRLRDLEAAGHEPVAVVAMSCRLPGGTRTPEDLWELVAEGRDAVTGFPGDRAWDVPEDPPYAALGGFVPDAAGFDAGFFDISATEALATEPLQRLMLQLAWETVERGRIAPHTLRSTLTGVYVGATGHDYATRLDSAPDELLPYLGGGTSGSLVSGRIAYALGLEGPAITVDTACSSSLVAIHLACQALRRGECALALAGGGTVMSTPHTFHAFAHQKSLAADGRCKPFAAAADGMGLAEGAGLVLLERLTDARANGHPVLAVIRGSALNQDGAGYGLAAPNGPSQQHVIRAALADARLAPDEIDAVEAHGTGTPIGDAIEAQALIATYGAHRPEERPLWLGSVKSNTGHTQGAAGTAALIKMVEALRHGVLPRTLHVDRPTPLAMWRKGAVRLLTEPVDWARRDRPRRAGVSAFATSGTNAHLIVEEAPEPAGATAGAAEPAPPVRPVAWPLSARTPEALRALARDLVAHLTGADPVPAPAEVGYSLAATRTTFECRAVIVGREHSGLLAAAEALAAGDDHPGVAVSAPDQAPRKAAWHFGAEAPAPDDAELPTHIPAFAAALAEVRALLGSLLPAPHPGALGLFAAQTALARLLLDAGARPHTVAGEGLGHLAAAYAAGVLTLDDSCRLAAAHVRAAADATRPPTAEAYRETLEEITCRPAALTPAGTAPADADVTTPAYWHHHLDSPAPAALPSPDTHTLIHLGSAPGSGGHVLLDAGRDAGEALLTALAGLHTSGTTVDWAPVLRYAAEPRTVDLPTYPFRTTRYWLHDHTTV, encoded by the coding sequence GTGGCGAACGAAGAGAAGCTGGTCGAATACCTCAAGTGGACCACCGCGGAGCTGCACCAGGCGCAGCGGCGGCTGCGCGACCTCGAGGCGGCCGGCCACGAGCCGGTCGCCGTCGTCGCCATGTCCTGCCGGCTCCCGGGCGGGACCCGCACCCCCGAGGACCTGTGGGAGCTGGTCGCCGAGGGGAGGGACGCCGTCACCGGCTTCCCCGGCGACCGCGCCTGGGACGTCCCCGAGGACCCGCCGTACGCCGCGCTCGGCGGTTTCGTGCCGGACGCCGCCGGCTTCGACGCGGGCTTCTTCGACATCAGCGCCACCGAGGCCCTGGCCACCGAGCCGCTGCAGCGGCTCATGCTCCAGCTCGCCTGGGAGACCGTCGAGCGCGGCCGCATCGCCCCGCACACCCTGCGCTCCACCCTCACCGGCGTCTACGTCGGCGCCACCGGCCACGACTACGCGACCCGCCTCGACAGCGCGCCCGACGAGCTGCTGCCGTACCTCGGCGGCGGCACCTCCGGCAGCCTCGTCTCCGGCCGGATCGCCTACGCGCTCGGCCTGGAGGGCCCCGCGATCACGGTGGACACGGCCTGCTCGTCCTCCCTGGTCGCCATCCACCTGGCCTGCCAGGCGCTGCGCCGCGGCGAGTGCGCGCTCGCCCTCGCCGGCGGCGGGACCGTCATGTCCACCCCCCACACCTTCCACGCCTTCGCCCACCAGAAGTCCCTCGCCGCCGACGGGCGTTGCAAGCCTTTCGCCGCGGCGGCGGACGGCATGGGGCTGGCGGAAGGCGCCGGCCTGGTCCTGCTGGAGCGCCTCACCGACGCCCGGGCCAACGGCCACCCGGTGCTCGCCGTCATCCGGGGCTCGGCCCTGAACCAGGACGGCGCCGGCTACGGCCTCGCCGCCCCCAACGGCCCCTCGCAGCAGCACGTCATCCGGGCCGCCCTCGCCGACGCGCGGCTCGCCCCGGACGAGATCGACGCCGTCGAGGCCCATGGGACGGGCACCCCCATCGGCGACGCCATCGAGGCCCAGGCCCTCATCGCCACCTACGGCGCCCACCGCCCGGAGGAGCGGCCCCTGTGGCTCGGCTCCGTCAAGTCCAACACCGGGCACACCCAGGGCGCCGCCGGGACCGCCGCGCTCATCAAGATGGTCGAGGCCCTGCGGCACGGCGTCCTTCCGCGCACGCTCCACGTCGACCGCCCCACACCGCTGGCGATGTGGAGGAAGGGAGCGGTGCGGCTGCTCACCGAGCCGGTGGACTGGGCCCGCCGGGACCGTCCCCGCCGCGCCGGCGTCTCGGCGTTCGCCACGTCCGGGACCAACGCCCACCTCATCGTCGAGGAGGCCCCGGAACCCGCCGGGGCGACGGCGGGCGCCGCCGAGCCCGCCCCGCCCGTACGGCCCGTGGCCTGGCCGCTGTCCGCCCGCACCCCCGAGGCGCTGCGGGCCCTGGCGCGGGACCTCGTCGCACACCTGACCGGCGCGGACCCGGTGCCCGCCCCCGCCGAGGTCGGCTACTCGCTGGCCGCCACGCGGACCACCTTCGAGTGCCGCGCCGTCATCGTCGGCCGCGAGCACTCCGGGCTGCTCGCCGCGGCCGAGGCGCTGGCCGCCGGGGACGACCATCCGGGCGTGGCCGTGAGCGCCCCCGACCAGGCTCCCCGGAAGGCCGCCTGGCACTTCGGCGCCGAGGCGCCCGCCCCGGACGACGCGGAACTCCCCACGCACATCCCGGCTTTCGCCGCCGCCCTCGCCGAGGTCCGCGCCCTCCTCGGCAGCCTTCTCCCGGCCCCGCATCCCGGCGCGCTCGGTCTCTTCGCCGCGCAGACCGCGCTCGCCCGGCTGCTCCTCGACGCCGGGGCCCGCCCCCACACGGTCGCCGGCGAGGGCCTCGGCCACCTCGCCGCCGCGTACGCCGCCGGCGTCCTCACCCTGGACGACTCGTGCCGGCTCGCCGCCGCCCACGTCCGGGCCGCGGCCGACGCCACCCGGCCGCCCACCGCGGAGGCGTACCGGGAGACCCTGGAAGAGATCACCTGCCGGCCCGCCGCGCTCACGCCGGCCGGCACCGCCCCGGCGGACGCCGACGTCACCACGCCCGCCTACTGGCACCACCACCTCGACTCCCCCGCCCCCGCCGCGCTCCCCTCCCCCGACACCCACACCCTGATCCACCTGGGCAGCGCTCCCGGATCCGGTGGGCACGTCCTGCTCGACGCCGGGCGGGACGCCGGCGAGGCGCTCCTGACCGCCCTCGCCGGGCTCCACACCAGCGGCACCACCGTCGACTGGGCCCCGGTCCTGCGGTACGCCGCCGAGCCGCGCACCGTCGACCTGCCGACGTACCCCTTCCGCACCACCCGCTACTGGCTGCACGACCACACCACCGTCTGA
- a CDS encoding acyl carrier protein translates to MTTGTPDHGTTEIERQLAEATPEQREKILTEVVRTQAGTILDTQLDDDSNFLENGLNSLTALELTKTLMALTGLEIAMVAIVENPTAAQLAHHLAQELAHTPS, encoded by the coding sequence ATGACCACCGGCACCCCGGACCACGGCACCACCGAGATCGAGCGGCAGCTCGCGGAGGCCACCCCCGAGCAGCGCGAGAAGATCCTCACCGAGGTCGTCCGCACCCAGGCGGGCACGATCCTCGACACACAGCTCGACGACGACAGCAACTTCCTCGAGAACGGCCTCAACTCCCTCACCGCACTCGAACTCACCAAGACGCTCATGGCGTTGACCGGGCTGGAGATCGCCATGGTCGCGATCGTCGAGAACCCCACCGCCGCGCAGCTCGCCCACCACCTCGCCCAGGAGCTCGCGCACACACCGTCCTGA